In Planifilum fimeticola, the DNA window ATGAAGTTCCGCCATCCCCTTGTTCAGTTCGCTAATGCCCGCATCGATTCCCTGTACCGCATCGGACAGGGACCTCATTCCGTCCATCATCCCATCGGCATCGGGAATGTCGACGGACAGGCCCGGCGGAATGCCCGTGATTTGGATGCTCTCCATCTCCAGGTCCCGGACTTCGGCTCTCACGACAAAGCTCGCTTCTTTCCCGGGCATGACGGTGAAAGTCACCTGTTGATTCTTGCCCGCCTCGGCGATCGTCCCGTCCTTCGCCTCGACATTTTCATAGATTTCCGGGTCCAGCGTGAGGGAAATCTGCAACATATAGTTCTCGAAAAAGGGATTCTCTCCCGCCTTTTCGTTGGCTCGGGTGTGGATGCGGATCTCCAGCTTTCCATCCTTGCCCAGCAATTGTTCAGGGGGTAAGTTCTTGCCATTCAACCGGTACGAGACATCAATATCCCAGGGGAGCGGCCGGTCCTTGAGGGTCCCCTGATAATAAAACAGGTCCTTCGAAGTGACGAACCCGACCCGCTGGCCGTCCACTTCCATCTCCGTCAAGTCGGTCAAATTTTCTACACGGGTGTAGGGGCCGTAGTCGATGATCTTCCCGGGCCGGTCGACGGAAAACTTGTTGACGACATAGATCTCCTTTTGATCGCCGTCGGCCTCCAAGGTGGCATATACGACTTCGCTTTTCCCCGAATAGGAACCTTTTCCGGAGGACTGTGCGCCGTGTGCCATCGTCAGCGTGACGGGTGTCGACACAAGCAGAAGGAGGGCCAGGAACATCCCCCCCGTCCGTTTGAGACTCATCAGCATCCCCCTTTTCCCTGATAAAAGTTCGGCCGCAGCGTGGTCTTTTCAATCACCCGGTCAAAAAGGATCAACATCGCAGGCAGGGCGATGACGACCATTCCAAACGCCAACAGCGCGCCTCTTCCCAGCAAAAGCCCGATCGACGACACGATGGGGTTGCTGGAAGTGAAAAACAGGATAAAGCCGACGGTCGACAGGATGGAAGCGGGTGTCAGGATGGAAAACAGTTTGTCATCGAGGGTTTTCTTGATCGCTTCCATGGCCGGCATCTCCTGGCGGAGGTTTCGATAGGTATCCGTAAGCAAGATGCCGTAATCGACGGTGGCGGCCAGCTGTACCGTGCTGATGATCAAATAACCGACGTAAACCAGTGATGAATCGGTGAAGTAGGGGACGGACAAGTTCAGCCAAACGGCCGATTGGATCGTCAGCAGCAGGACGACGGGAATCGAGAGCGACCGGAAAGTGAAGAGGAGCACGAGGGCGATCGAACTGATCGTCAACAGATTCACGATAGCGTGATCCCTTTCCACCGTCTTTTTGATGTCATACAAGGTGACGCTCTCCCCGAGCAGATGCACCTCATCATAATAAGATTCGGCTGTTCTCCGCACTTCATCGACCAGCGAAAAGGCTTCTTCCCCCTCGGAATCCGTCTCCGCGTTCAGGATAATGCGCGCGTAGTTGTCGGAGTAAAACGATTTCGCGGCCGATTCCTCCAAATACTCGGATGGAATGGCCGGACTGACGGTATTTACATAGGAAGTGACGCTCTTGATGCGGGGAAGTTCCTCCAGGCGTTGGACGAGTTTTTCTTCCTTGCCCGGATCCCCCTTGGGAACGAGCAAAACCATCGTGCTGTTTTCCCCGAAGGCTTCCCGGATCGCCGCCGCATCCGCGCCAGCCCGGGAGGTTTCCGGCTGCTCGCCCAATCCGTAGACGAAGGAGGTTTGGCTCTGGGCCAAAAATGCCGGCACGATCAAAAGCATCAGGGCGATGAAAACGGGAATCCTCAGTTTCAACACCCGCTCTCCGAATCCCTTCCATTTCGGAACGAGCGGTGGATGCTGGGTCCGATCGATCCACTTGTAAAACATCAGCGTCAGAGCCGGCAGAAAGACGATGACGCTGAGAAAGCTGAAAGCGATTCCCTTAACAAGATTCAGGCCTAGGTCGGCTCCGATGCCAAATTCCATAAAGGAGAGGGCGATAAAACCGAAAAAGGTTGTGGACGCACTGGCTGCGATCGCGGGAAAGGATTCCTTGATGGCTCGCCGCATGGCTTCGCCGGGATCCGATATCTGTTTGCGGTGGTTTGAAAAACTGTGCAGCAGAAAAATGGCATAGTCCATCGACACAGCCAGTTGCAGGATCGGCGCCACCGACTGGGTCACAAAGGAGATCTCACCTACAAAAACATTGGCTCCCATATTAATGAGAACGGAAACGCCGATGGCGATCAAAAAGAACAGGGGTTCGATCCAGGAGGTGGTGGATAAAACCAGAATGATGATGAGGATGGGAATCAACAATAGGGCGGCATTGAAAGACTCCTGACCGGCCATCTTTTGGGAAACCGCCGTATCGACGGCCTCACCGGCGACGGCGTTTTCTTCACCGATCAGTTCATAAATGCGGTCGACCGTCTCGACTTCATCCCCCTCGCGGATGTGCAACGAAATCAGCGCCGTTTCATTCTTGTAATAGGGCTCCACGAGATCGGGATCCGCCATCTCGAGGGGCTCCTTTACATCGATCACATCATCCAGCCAGGTGACTTCGGTGACACCATCGATCGCCTCCAATTTCTCTTTGTATGCCAAAGCTTCGGTGATGGAGACGTGATGAATCATCACCCGCGCATTGGCGGTCGGCTCATCAAATTCGCGTTCCATGAGGTCGACCGCTTTCATCGATGGTGTATCCTGGGGCAGATAATCCGCCATATTGTAATTGACCGAGACGGCAAAATGCGCAATTGCACCGATCAACGCAAGGATGACGCTGGCAATGACAATCGTTTTTTTGTGTTTTACGATTTTTGCAGCGAAATCTATAAGTCTTCATCCTCCCTTGACCTCATGTTCCGGACACCTTAATATTTTAATGGACACCGTGTCGGAAATACAACATACAGTTTTACAATTCATGTTGTTTTTCCAACACCTTTCCGTTTTGTGTCGTATTTGACGCAATATTGGTGATATAAAAGGGGGGTCGGAATGCGCGAAAAGCTGGATCGCCGAAAAAAATACACGCGCAAGGTGTTGAAGGAAAGCCTCATCGCCTTGCTCGCCGATGGCAAGCCCCTCTCGGGCATTACCGTCAAAGCGATTTGCGAAAGGGCGGATATCAATCGCTCCACGTTCTATATGCATTTTTCGGACCCCTATGACCTGTTGAACCATATCGAATCGGAAATCATCGAGGATCTGATCGCGTATTTGAACACCTACCGATTCACCGTCGAAGAAGAGTCCCAAAAGATGACCCAAAAGCTTTTGGAATACATCGCAGAAAACCAATTCCTTTTTCAAACCCTCCTGGTCAAGAACAAGGATCCCGCCTTTGAAAAGCGGTTGATGGAGATCGCTCGGCGCTTTATGATGAGCGCCGTCCCCCATATGAACAAGGTCAACTCGAGATATTTGAGCACCTTCGTGGTCAGCGGTGCCATCCATGTAATCAAGGACTGGCTCGCAAACGAAATGGACCTTCCTCCCGAAAAAATGGCAGCCCTGATCAACCATTTCGCCAACTACCCTCGCCTGCATTGATGCGGGCAAAAGCGGGGCACCCGGCCTCGGAAGGAAACATCAAAAAAATTCGGCTCCGCAGCCGGCGCTGATCGCCGACGCGGAGCCTCACGGAACCCTTTCATGCCGACGCGTCCCAAGACATCATCCGCACCGTCCGGGCGAGACGGTCAATCAGAACAACGGAAACCGACTCTTCAAACCGACGGCACCGCCCCGGTCAAAACGCTCCCTTCTCGCGGATCAGCCTGCGGATGCCGCCGACAAACCGGTCCGCCTTGTCTTCAGGCGCTTTGGTGAAGAGGCTGACGACGACGAACAGGAGCGCGGAGACGCCAAGTCCCCAGATGCCGGAGGAAAGCCCCAGAGGTTTCGTCTTCGTCAGCTCCAGGAAGATCACCAGCAATCCTCCGGTCACGACGGCGGAGAGAACCCCGGCCGCCGTTCCCCTTTTCCAGTAAAATGCGCCGATAATCGCGGGAACCATCACCAATAGCCCGGCAGAGGAAGAGACGGACAGGACGGCGATCAAATCCAATTGCAGCTCGGCAAAACCGTAGGCCAGAAGGGCGATCAGCGGCATCACCCAACGCCCCACCCGAAGCTGGTTGGCGGCGTCGCCCTCCCTGCCGAGATTTCCATAGACATCCCGGGCCACCAGGGAAGACAAGGTGAGCAAGATCGAATCGATCGTCGAAATGGCGGCCGCCAGAATGCCGATCATGACGATCAACCCGAGCACCGGGGGAACCAGGGGCGAGCTGAGCAGGGCCGGGGTCGCCAGATCCGGATTCTCCAGATCCGGGGAATGGACGAGGGCTGAGAAGCCCCACAGAATGGCCACCAAGGTATAGATAAGGCCGTATCCGAGAAAGAGGAGGAGCATTCGCCGCATTTCCGCCAGGGAAGAAAGCATGAACAGCCGTTGACTCACCTGGGGATTGGAAATGCTGAAAAAGAACCAGGGCAACGTCAGCCCCAAAAAGGTGGCGAAGCTGAAAAACCCGTTCCCCGGCACCGTCAGCCATTCGGGATAATCGCGCTCCAGGGCGGAAAACAAACCGTCAAAGCCGCCCAAACCCCGGGCGACGACCCAGACGACACCGACGGAGGTGACGATCATGATCAGCGCCTGAAAGGCATCCGTCCAAGCGACGGAGCGGATTCCCGCGATCAAGGCGAGAACGATGGCCAGCACCGTCGCGATCAATGCCCCGGTGGTGAAGGAAATGGCCCCGCCGCTCATTCCCGACAAGAGGTAACCCACCCCCGCCAGCTGAACCGAACTGTAGGGAATGAGAAAGAGGCAGCTGGCAACGGCCGTCACGACGGCCACCGCCCGGCTGTTGTAACGATCCCCCAACATTTCCGATGGGGTCACATAGCCGTACTTTTTCCCCGCCATCCAGAATCGGGGGCCGAAATAAACCACCAACACCATCCCTGACAAGTACACCAGCTCAAATCCCAGCGCCCCGACTCCGCCCTGGTAAGTGAGGCCGGCCAATCCTACCAGCATGAAGGCGCTGTATGTCGTCGCCCCGTAACTGAGCGCCGACAGCACCCCTCCCATCGCCCTTCGCGCCAAAAAATAATCGTTTAATTCGCGCTGCATCCCTTTCCGGGACATCAGGGCGATGACGATCACCGCCGCGACGTAAATTGCCAAACCCGTCCAGACAAGCGTCGGTTCCATCTTTATTCCCTCCACTCCGCAGTGAGCCAGGCCATGACGAAAATGGAAGCCACGGCAAAAAGTACCCAGAAAAGTCCGCTTCCATACCAGCTGGGAACCTCCGTCAAGACCGTATAAGGTATCAGATACGCAGAAATCACCAAAATTCCCATGCACGCCAAACCGATTTTCCCTTTTCGATCCACACCACTCACCTCGCTTTTTTTCATTATAGCCTCTACGAAAATGGTCACCAGGTTTTTCTCTTCCAATTCCGTTCGTTTTCGCAAGGAATCGGGTGGTATTTTGTGGATTGGCAACTTCTCCTTTCGGGGCGTTTTTGCTATATTGTCATTGGCAGAAAGACTTGGACGGCAAGTTTTTTTGCAGAAACCGCAGGGGAAAAAAGCGCAGCTCTCATCGGTCGCCCGGCGGCTGACCGAGCAACCGATCGGACAAAAACCCGTCTCTCAAACGGAGCGATGCATCATGCCCTTTCCGAAATGGACTCTGATTTTCATCCCTCTCGTCATCTTGCTGCTCATCCTCCTCCTCTTCTGGAACCGGGTCTCCCGTTACGACCACGCCACCATCCAGCCGCGCTCCCTCCCCGCCGGACTGGTCCTCGGCGCGGCCCTGTGGGACGGAAGACCCAGCCCCGCCCTGAAGGAACGTCTGGATCTGGCTTATCAGCTTTACCGGGAAGGTCGGGTTCAATACCTGATCCTGTCGGGGGGAAAGGGGGATGACGGGCCGTCGGAAGCCGAGGGAATGAAGCGGTATTTGGAAGGCAAAGGCGTCCCTCCCGATCGCCTCCTGCTGGAGGATCAGTCCCGCAACACCGCGGAAAACATCGCCAATTCAAAAGGGATTCTCCTCAAGCGAAACTGGGAGCAAATCCACTTGATCACCCACGACTACCACATGTATCGGGCTCTCCGCCTCGCCGAAAAAGCGGGAATCGACGCCACGCCTGCCCCCGTCCATTCCCGGGTGCTGTTCACCCCGTTCTACAAGGTGCGGGAATGTCTCGCCATCATCAAGATGTGGATCCAGGAAACCCTCGGGTAAGAGCCTCCAAAGGGGGAAACGGATTCCGTTCAAGGTGCCGGTGGATCTTTTCGAACCATTTCTTCCGCGACAAAAAATGGGGAACCCCCGGTTCGGGTTGGAGATTTTCCACCGGCCCGCGAACGGTTTGCCCGGCAGACAAAGCGGCTGCCGGAGATTTTCGCGGTCGGCCGCTTCCGGCACGGAGCGGGAATGGAAAAATCCCCCAAATCGCTTTTTTATATGAAACTACATCTCCTATTTCTGCGAATATATCTTTTATCCCAAGAAAACCACGGATTATGAGGTTTAGTATATTGACAATTCTAATAGAATCTTCTACGATGGGATCGCACTATCATTTTCCAACCGATTGTGGAGGGGAAATATATCTTGGAAAAACGGTCATCACGAATCAAGCGTTCGATCACACGAAAGAGAATCGTCTGGATCGGCGCGGCAGCGGTCCTCCTCCTTTCCGCTTCGCTGGCGTATGCGGGATTTAATTCGGGTGGAGAGCCTTCCACACCTCCTTCCGCCGACGCCGAGAAGTCTGTGACGGATGTGAAAGAAGAACCGACGGTGGAAGAGTTGGCCAAAGCGACAGATGAAGAGCTGGTCGACCACATTCACTACTACAACGAAATCTCCCTGTCCAAGGAAGAGATTCAACGCAGCCATCCCATCGCCGCAAAAATCGTCAACCAGAAGGCCAAACAGCAAAACGTGAAGCCGGATCTGGACAATCCGCGCTACCGGGAACTGGCCATGGAAGCAGGCCTGGATCTGGAAGGGAAAACACCTGAAGAACAAAGAGAGCTCGCCGATTTTGCCAAGAAGGCGGACCAATACGAAAACAAAGAACTGAACAAACGGATCAAGGAGCTCGAACGCAAAGCCAAGAAAGAGGGTCTGACGGAGCAGGAACGGGCTGAACTGATCAGCCTGCTCCCGATCAAAAACCCGGGTCCCAAGCTGAAACCCGAGCCCAAAAAAGAAGCCGAAAAGAAACCTTCCACGCCGACCGAAGAACCGGCAAAAAACCCCGGCAAGGAAGAACAGAACGATAAGCAACAGGACGGCGACGGGCAGCCCAACCCCAAAGAAGGCGATAAGCAGGACGGAAAACCGAAAGACGGCGTCAAGGATGACCCCCGGGACGGAAAAGACGCTGAGCCGGGAGAAAACAAGCAAAAAGGCACCGGCAAGGATGAACCGCGGGACGACGGCCAGAGGGATGACAGCAGCGACGGGGATCAGGACGGAAACGAGCAAGACAGCAACGAGGACGGACAAAGCGGCAACGAGGACGGCCAGGACGAAGATTCCGAGCAGCCCGAACCGAATCAGCCGCCGCTGAAAACGGAAGCCAACGGCTACAACCGGGCCAAAGCCGTCGAATATGCGTACAAGTGGTGGAACAAGCGGAACAACGAGGAATACGGATTCTACAGCCGGGAACGCGGCGGTTGTTATGACTGCTGGTACGACTGCACCAACTTTGTCTCCCAGGTGATCAAAAACGGCGGCATCAAGGAACGGGTCGGCAATTATAATTTGTACGATTACTGGTTCTACAACGATGATCGGCCCGCCCTGACCTGGAGCCTTGCCCACAGCTTCTACTTGCACATGAAGAATGTCCGTCATGCGCAAAACGCCACTTGGCCTTCAGAACTGCAGGTCGGAGACATCATCAGCGTCGACTTTGAAGGAGACGGCCAAATCAACCACAGCGTCGTGATCACGAAGATCCAAAACGGCCAAATTTTCGCCACCTATCATTCCAGCGACAACAAAGACAAAAACATCACGGATTGGCTCCTGTACTATGACGTGTTCGCCTGGAAAATGGAAACGGTCAAAAACAATTACTGATAAAACAAAGCCTTCCGCAAAAAGCGGAAGGCTTTGTTTTACTCGCCCGGCAGTTCATCGTCCTCGCCCGGCAGTTCATCGTCAAGGGATTTCCGGTAATAATACCCCTCCCACACGTAGTGCCAATGGCGAATCCGATCTTCCCCGAGTCGCCAACAGAAGAACACCTCTTGACCGTTCAGTTTTGCCGGAAAATCGACCAATCCCATGTCGATGTCCTTCAACTGCACTTCAGCCTCATGGATGCGATGGATGATTCCGCGGGCCTGGATCTGGAGAAACTCCAGCCGGGCCTCCATTTCGAAAAAGGGGTCCTCGCGCTCCATCGTTACATTGCCTGCGCCGTGCAGCATCTTCAGCCGCCGCAGCTCGGAAAACTGGACCTCAAACTCCTGTTTCAAGGCTTGAAGCTGCTCCACTTCACC includes these proteins:
- a CDS encoding sodium:solute symporter family protein, which translates into the protein MEPTLVWTGLAIYVAAVIVIALMSRKGMQRELNDYFLARRAMGGVLSALSYGATTYSAFMLVGLAGLTYQGGVGALGFELVYLSGMVLVVYFGPRFWMAGKKYGYVTPSEMLGDRYNSRAVAVVTAVASCLFLIPYSSVQLAGVGYLLSGMSGGAISFTTGALIATVLAIVLALIAGIRSVAWTDAFQALIMIVTSVGVVWVVARGLGGFDGLFSALERDYPEWLTVPGNGFFSFATFLGLTLPWFFFSISNPQVSQRLFMLSSLAEMRRMLLLFLGYGLIYTLVAILWGFSALVHSPDLENPDLATPALLSSPLVPPVLGLIVMIGILAAAISTIDSILLTLSSLVARDVYGNLGREGDAANQLRVGRWVMPLIALLAYGFAELQLDLIAVLSVSSSAGLLVMVPAIIGAFYWKRGTAAGVLSAVVTGGLLVIFLELTKTKPLGLSSGIWGLGVSALLFVVVSLFTKAPEDKADRFVGGIRRLIREKGAF
- a CDS encoding amidase domain-containing protein → MEKRSSRIKRSITRKRIVWIGAAAVLLLSASLAYAGFNSGGEPSTPPSADAEKSVTDVKEEPTVEELAKATDEELVDHIHYYNEISLSKEEIQRSHPIAAKIVNQKAKQQNVKPDLDNPRYRELAMEAGLDLEGKTPEEQRELADFAKKADQYENKELNKRIKELERKAKKEGLTEQERAELISLLPIKNPGPKLKPEPKKEAEKKPSTPTEEPAKNPGKEEQNDKQQDGDGQPNPKEGDKQDGKPKDGVKDDPRDGKDAEPGENKQKGTGKDEPRDDGQRDDSSDGDQDGNEQDSNEDGQSGNEDGQDEDSEQPEPNQPPLKTEANGYNRAKAVEYAYKWWNKRNNEEYGFYSRERGGCYDCWYDCTNFVSQVIKNGGIKERVGNYNLYDYWFYNDDRPALTWSLAHSFYLHMKNVRHAQNATWPSELQVGDIISVDFEGDGQINHSVVITKIQNGQIFATYHSSDNKDKNITDWLLYYDVFAWKMETVKNNY
- a CDS encoding TetR/AcrR family transcriptional regulator encodes the protein MREKLDRRKKYTRKVLKESLIALLADGKPLSGITVKAICERADINRSTFYMHFSDPYDLLNHIESEIIEDLIAYLNTYRFTVEEESQKMTQKLLEYIAENQFLFQTLLVKNKDPAFEKRLMEIARRFMMSAVPHMNKVNSRYLSTFVVSGAIHVIKDWLANEMDLPPEKMAALINHFANYPRLH
- a CDS encoding YdcF family protein, with amino-acid sequence MPFPKWTLIFIPLVILLLILLLFWNRVSRYDHATIQPRSLPAGLVLGAALWDGRPSPALKERLDLAYQLYREGRVQYLILSGGKGDDGPSEAEGMKRYLEGKGVPPDRLLLEDQSRNTAENIANSKGILLKRNWEQIHLITHDYHMYRALRLAEKAGIDATPAPVHSRVLFTPFYKVRECLAIIKMWIQETLG
- a CDS encoding efflux RND transporter permease subunit — protein: MADYLPQDTPSMKAVDLMEREFDEPTANARVMIHHVSITEALAYKEKLEAIDGVTEVTWLDDVIDVKEPLEMADPDLVEPYYKNETALISLHIREGDEVETVDRIYELIGEENAVAGEAVDTAVSQKMAGQESFNAALLLIPILIIILVLSTTSWIEPLFFLIAIGVSVLINMGANVFVGEISFVTQSVAPILQLAVSMDYAIFLLHSFSNHRKQISDPGEAMRRAIKESFPAIAASASTTFFGFIALSFMEFGIGADLGLNLVKGIAFSFLSVIVFLPALTLMFYKWIDRTQHPPLVPKWKGFGERVLKLRIPVFIALMLLIVPAFLAQSQTSFVYGLGEQPETSRAGADAAAIREAFGENSTMVLLVPKGDPGKEEKLVQRLEELPRIKSVTSYVNTVSPAIPSEYLEESAAKSFYSDNYARIILNAETDSEGEEAFSLVDEVRRTAESYYDEVHLLGESVTLYDIKKTVERDHAIVNLLTISSIALVLLFTFRSLSIPVVLLLTIQSAVWLNLSVPYFTDSSLVYVGYLIISTVQLAATVDYGILLTDTYRNLRQEMPAMEAIKKTLDDKLFSILTPASILSTVGFILFFTSSNPIVSSIGLLLGRGALLAFGMVVIALPAMLILFDRVIEKTTLRPNFYQGKGGC
- a CDS encoding DUF2203 domain-containing protein, with product MAKKYFTLEEANRLIPFLRGEVEQLQALKQEFEVQFSELRRLKMLHGAGNVTMEREDPFFEMEARLEFLQIQARGIIHRIHEAEVQLKDIDMGLVDFPAKLNGQEVFFCWRLGEDRIRHWHYVWEGYYYRKSLDDELPGEDDELPGE